Below is a window of Roseovarius sp. EL26 DNA.
GAAGACGTGGCCGAGGGTGCGCCGCTGCTAGAAATTGCGCCTAAAGCCAGCAAAAATACCCCACCGCTCGCGGCACTTTCTGGCCCGGTCCCGTTTGGCAAAGTGGTTAAGAACTGCAGCGTCAGCCGTAAGCAATTGGGCAAGGCGGTGGAAAAGCACCCTGAGAAGTCACCAAAATACCGGCTATACGATAGCAAACCGGGTTCAACCGGTCTGCGCACGTTTTACCTGACTGGTTTTGGCGACGGTTGTGCGCGGCAATTTACGGCGGCGCTGGCGGTGTTTGGATCTGTTACCATGCATGAACAGATCCGCTATGGATTGCCCGCCGACGTGCACCCTTACAGCGACACCGACAAAGCTTATGATCGACTGAAATCCAAAGCTTGCGGCGTGCCCAAGCGCAAACCTTGTGGCAAAAAGGTCAAACGGTTAGAGCGCGGTACTGTTTTCCTGAGTATTTATGAACGCTTTGGCGGCAATGCGCGTTGGAATAATGTTCTCTTACACAATGGCCGGGTTGCCGCACAGGACCGCAAGGGCGTCTGAACAGCCTCACCAGTGTGGCGGGCGTTCATTTCCCAGTACAATCTGACTGCCCTCATCGGCCTCACGCCCGGCCTCGCGCTCCATCAACAACTGGACCCTCCGCGTCAGCATTGCGATCTCGGTCTGTTGGCGGGCCACTTCCTGTGACAGTTCATCAACCGTGTGGGTCAGATGGGCGATATGTTCTTCAACGGTGCTCATGTGTGACGGATTAATGAAACAAGGGATCACACGCAACAGTGCACCTTGCTCCTGTGGTCCCCATCGGCTACATCCCGCCTCAAGTTTTCAGAGCGCTGAAGGACCACCCAAAATGGCCAAGATCAAAAAGCAGCCCCGGCCCAAGGCGGAAACGCCCAAGGGTTTTCGTGATTACTTCGGAACCGAGGTAACCGAGCGTACGCAGATGCTGCGTGCGATTGCTGAGGTCTATCATCGTTATGGATTCGAAGCATTGGAATCGAGTGCCGTGGAAACGGTCGAGGCGCTGGGCAAGTTCCTGCCCGATGTTGACCGGCCCAACGAGGGTGTCTTTGCTTGGCAAGAAGCCGATGACGAAGACAAAGGCGACTGGATGGCGCTGCGCTATGATCTGACCGCGCCTTTGGCCCGCGTTTACGCCCAGTACCGCAACGATCTGCCAACTCCTTATCGCCGCTATGCGATGGGGCCGGTCTGGCGCAACGAAAAACCTGGCCCTGGCCGGTTCCGCCAGTTTTATCAATGTGATGCCGACACCGTTGGTACGGCATCAATGGCTGCGGATGCTGAGATCTGCGCGATGCTGTCTGACACGCTGGAAACCGTCGGCATTCCACGCGGTGACTATCTTGTGCGCATCAATAACCGCAAGGTTCTCAATGGCGTGCTCGAGGCGATGGGTCTCTCTGATGATGCCGCGGCGCGTGACAACGTTCTGCGCACCATCGACAAGTTCGACAAGGTCGGCACCAACGGCGTGCGCGAACTGCTGACCAAAGGACGCCTTGATACGTCTGGTGCGTTCATCGATGGCATCGGCCTCAGCAATGATCAAGCCGAGCCTGTTTTGGCCTTCCTGACCTCTCGTGCGGATGACGCGGCGGCCACGCTCAGTAACCTGCGCGCGGCTGTTGGCGCCTCAACCGTTGGCGCCGAGGGCGTGCAGGAGTTGGAAACCATTGCGACATTGATGGATGCCCAAGGCTACGGCGCGGACCGCGTTGTCATTGACCCCAGCGTTGTACGCGGTTTGGGCTATTATACCGGTCCGGTTTACGAGGCGGAATTGACCTTTGAGATCTTTGACGAAAAAGGTCGCAAACGCCAATTTGGCTCGGTCTCAGGCGGCGGG
It encodes the following:
- the hisS gene encoding histidine--tRNA ligase, whose protein sequence is MAKIKKQPRPKAETPKGFRDYFGTEVTERTQMLRAIAEVYHRYGFEALESSAVETVEALGKFLPDVDRPNEGVFAWQEADDEDKGDWMALRYDLTAPLARVYAQYRNDLPTPYRRYAMGPVWRNEKPGPGRFRQFYQCDADTVGTASMAADAEICAMLSDTLETVGIPRGDYLVRINNRKVLNGVLEAMGLSDDAAARDNVLRTIDKFDKVGTNGVRELLTKGRLDTSGAFIDGIGLSNDQAEPVLAFLTSRADDAAATLSNLRAAVGASTVGAEGVQELETIATLMDAQGYGADRVVIDPSVVRGLGYYTGPVYEAELTFEIFDEKGRKRQFGSVSGGGRYDDLVKRFTGQSVPATGVSIGVDRLLAALHAKGRMGGDVTGPVVVTVMDRDRMADYQAMVSELRNAGIRAEVYLGNPKNFGNQLKYADKRNSPIAVIEGGDEKANGIIQIKDLILGAKIAESATLEEWKERPSQFEVPRDQLVAKVKEILDGQNA
- a CDS encoding SlyX family protein → MSTVEEHIAHLTHTVDELSQEVARQQTEIAMLTRRVQLLMEREAGREADEGSQIVLGNERPPHW